A window of Ooceraea biroi isolate clonal line C1 chromosome 9, Obir_v5.4, whole genome shotgun sequence genomic DNA:
CATTGGAGCCATCGAGCATCACTTAGCCTTCGAGCACCACTTCGAGTTTAGAGTGTATCAATGATTATATCATCGTTATTCCACGTTCAATATAATCCAATATCAACTCCACGTCGGACTTTGCCTTCACTTTGGCCTTGCTCGCTTTTCGCGCTCACCTAGACCCGCTTGTCGTTGCAGGGAAAGAAGCAAGGGAACCTCGCAGTTACGGATATACGcgttattttcaatttttttcaatcagACGCAAGTGTTCTTTCTTTCACGACTAATAGAATGCAGTAAGCTCTTAAACCGTATATAAAAATGCTATCGACATGTAACGTCGAAACATCGAAATTTAGCATAAGAGTTAATAAAatgctttcttctttctcgagGCGATAGTAAAGTGTTGATATTCGTGATAAGATATTACACGCATATCTTTACCTACGCGATTAGTATGTTCTTAGGAATATAACCAAggagaatattaattaattaatgtcagTTAACGAGAATTACGCTGTCATTGTTGTTAgtttattcaaatttcaaaattgttgCTTCTTATTCCAGAAATATCGGCAATCCTTTAACATgatacaattacaattaaatatataagcattaacattttcaaaatgcaaatttttcccttttaaaataacaaatggAGAAGACTGTATagcgaaaatttatatatatatatatatatatatacatatatattattacgctCTTACGTGTAAGCAATTTCGAATGTTGAAATATCAGTGCACAAAGTATCAAAGTGTCTTTGTGATGCATTACAGTTATTACTTATTAGTTATTACACTGCCTGTACGCTGGTGATCTGCCTGCAGTCGGCAACTTACACATTGAGAGCGGATGTTCCTACCCGTCACCGACCTCTTTTAGGAGAAAGTACAAAATTCCAATAATGTTATGTATAATCTTGTGAGCAGTGagcgaaattatattaaaatgttatatttaagGATGATAgcatagttttatttataggtATACGCTTATCATATTCTAATTTACTAATTCTACTTTACTATAGAATACGATTGTTAAAAGATCGGATTGATATTTGCTTATAAAAAAGCGACACGAatcttttcaagaaaaagatcaTCAATAATGATACAAAATGACACATGACTGAGCACGATTATAATCAgcgcgaaaataataaacacgctattctttaatatttgaagAGATATTTAAGAACAATCTCATTAATTCTGTAAAacaattatgttataaaaactTTTGCGTGCGCAAGTCTTACTTTtgattcataaatttattttctacaataaCGTACTATTTGGCGTACTAAGTTGACGCGAAACGTTTTCCAAAaacgcaacaaaattttcatcatgtttcaAAGAGAGAAGTCGACAAGTGTGATCCCACAAATTTTCGGCCGCTTGATCGTCCTTTGCCTTCGACAATGGATTGCTAACACGGCATTCCCTGTTGAAAAGGTCATATATTGAGAACAGATAAATCATCGCGATCGctaatttgtaaaatagattttatgtCTTTACATGTAATAGAGACCGGTCTCGTTAGCCGTTTTTTTATCTACAGCACAATGTATCGTCGTTTGTGCTCCTTGTCTTACATTCTTGATGAATGGACGCATAACATGCTGAAAGATGAACGATGCACCCGGAATTATCGTTCTACTGAAGTGTCGACCTAATTCACTACTTATGACACCGGGATGCAGAGAGTACACGTTTATTCCGCTAATTCCCGCCactaaaaattacattatattccTATCAAtcctatatacatatatatatatatatatatatatatagtatatatttattagcgTGCAAAAGATAATCTTATCTATCCaagaattaattgaaataattttacgcgTTAAATGCAAGCAAATCTCTTGATTCTTCggcaatatatttcatttcttaCATTTTAATCGGCGTGCGAGTTCTTTAGTGAACAATATATTTGCCAGTTTGCTTTGTGTGTATGCTTTAAATGGTGTTATCATTTTCCACGATCTTTCCAGATTCATGTCAGCAAAATGTATGTTACCAACTGCAACAATGGTACATGTatgcataattaatgataGTTCTTTTCATCCATCTTTCAGATTTTATTTCTGTGTTTTATT
This region includes:
- the LOC105276258 gene encoding retinol dehydrogenase 11-like isoform X3, with translation MWTYNRPCTSDARLDNKIAVITGANSGIGKETARDFYRRGARVILACRNMEKARLAVEDIKDNPFPRGYDCTGKLGELALCHLDLCNLKSVRECAMHLLTTESAIHLLINNAGVMMSPYEKTVDGFELQLQSNYLGHFLLTLLLLPRMQSSAPGCRIVNVSSLSYIFGNIHFADMNLERSWKMITPFKAYTQSKLANILFTKELARRLKLAGISGINVYSLHPGVISSELGRHFSRTIIPGASFIFQHVMRPFIKNVRQGAQTTIHCAVDKKTANETGLYYMECRVSNPLSKAKDDQAAENLWDHTCRLLSLKHDENFVAFLENVSRQLSTPNSTLL